The proteins below are encoded in one region of Halocatena salina:
- a CDS encoding DUF456 domain-containing protein, translated as MSELVLLLAVVLLLVGVVGSVVPMMPGAPLSLSGVVLYWWSTGFSDPGLVAVFVLTVLGLSAVLADLFGGAITARVGGASLVTTGLAAVVGVVLLFLTGPVGLLVGIAGTVFLAEYVRHRDARAGVKTALFATAGVVGSAAMQLLLTASMFVLFVFAVFL; from the coding sequence ATGAGTGAACTAGTGTTGCTCCTTGCAGTGGTGTTGTTGCTCGTCGGTGTGGTCGGAAGCGTTGTTCCGATGATGCCGGGCGCACCCCTCTCGCTGTCGGGTGTGGTTCTTTACTGGTGGTCGACGGGTTTTTCCGATCCCGGTCTGGTAGCGGTGTTCGTCCTCACCGTACTCGGTCTCAGCGCGGTGCTCGCCGATCTTTTCGGCGGAGCGATCACCGCTCGCGTCGGCGGTGCCTCGCTCGTGACGACTGGACTCGCGGCCGTCGTCGGCGTCGTGTTGCTGTTTCTCACTGGCCCGGTCGGGCTGTTGGTCGGCATCGCTGGAACCGTCTTCCTCGCGGAATACGTCCGTCACCGAGACGCTAGAGCGGGCGTGAAAACCGCGCTGTTCGCAACGGCTGGCGTCGTCGGGTCGGCCGCCATGCAACTACTGCTCACCGCCAGTATGTTCGTGCTTTTCGTGTTTGCAGTGTTCCTGTAG
- a CDS encoding GNAT family N-acetyltransferase, translating to MQFSDELEFTHRDRKDVYEHVERYGTVEYEAARTALNMEPSAFGHHVAILKRDGIIREDDNHLSVAFESGTEQRFSEDDVEVVIRQAHESDLSGLVGAIRMAIDDETYIVAENIADIVDHENVLLRHNDLRSRVFFVATVNEDVVGWVHLNAPEIEKLSHTAELTVGVLPAYRGYGIGSHLLQRGLEWATEQEYEKVYNSVPSTNEEAIEFLDSHGWETEAVREDHYLIDGEYIDEVMMAVSL from the coding sequence ATGCAGTTCTCCGATGAGCTCGAATTCACCCACCGAGACCGGAAGGATGTGTACGAACATGTCGAGCGATACGGGACTGTCGAGTACGAGGCGGCACGAACAGCACTCAACATGGAACCGTCGGCGTTCGGCCATCACGTAGCGATCCTAAAGCGCGATGGGATTATCAGAGAGGACGACAATCATCTTTCGGTCGCGTTCGAGAGCGGGACCGAACAACGGTTTTCGGAGGACGATGTCGAAGTCGTGATCCGTCAAGCCCACGAGAGCGATCTCAGCGGACTTGTCGGGGCCATTCGGATGGCCATCGACGACGAGACGTACATCGTTGCCGAAAACATCGCGGACATCGTTGATCACGAGAACGTCTTACTCCGACACAACGATCTCCGATCCCGCGTGTTTTTCGTTGCGACAGTCAACGAGGACGTGGTTGGATGGGTGCATCTCAACGCGCCCGAAATCGAAAAGTTGAGTCACACCGCGGAACTCACCGTCGGCGTCCTTCCTGCGTATCGCGGGTACGGGATCGGAAGCCACCTGCTCCAACGCGGACTGGAGTGGGCCACCGAACAGGAGTATGAAAAGGTGTACAACAGCGTTCCCTCCACCAATGAAGAGGCGATCGAATTCCTCGACAGCCATGGCTGGGAAACCGAAGCGGTTCGGGAAGATCATTACCTCATCGATGGTGAATACATCGATGAGGTGATGATGGCTGTTTCACTTTAG